In Buchnera aphidicola (Lipaphis pseudobrassicae), a genomic segment contains:
- the rplM gene encoding 50S ribosomal protein L13: MKTFSVKLSDIKRNWYYIDASNKILGRLATELSIRLRGKHKIKYSPHLDTGDYIIVLNASKILVTGRKKTNKIYYHHTGYVGGIKKFTFEEMINRSPEKIISMAVKGMLPKGPLGRAMFKKLKVFPNEHHHHLAQCPKLLKI, translated from the coding sequence ATGAAAACCTTTTCAGTTAAATTGAGTGATATTAAAAGAAATTGGTATTATATAGACGCATCTAATAAAATATTAGGTAGATTAGCAACTGAGTTATCTATTCGTCTTCGCGGTAAACATAAAATTAAATATAGCCCTCATCTTGATACCGGAGATTATATTATTGTACTAAACGCTTCAAAAATATTAGTGACTGGAAGAAAAAAAACAAATAAAATTTATTATCATCATACTGGTTATGTAGGAGGAATAAAAAAATTTACATTTGAAGAAATGATAAATCGTTCTCCAGAGAAAATAATTTCGATGGCAGTAAAAGGTATGCTACCTAAAGGTCCTTTAGGACGTGCTATGTTTAAAAAATTAAAAGTGTTTCCAAATGAACATCATCATCATTTAGCTCAGTGTCCAAAATTATTAAAAATTTAA
- the murA gene encoding UDP-N-acetylglucosamine 1-carboxyvinyltransferase has product MDKFFIIGNKNLNGKVFISGSKNAALPILFMSILTKETIKIKNVPNLTDINIALKLLKYLGATIKNEKILFINSDSINNFSPPLYLIKKIRASIWLLAPLLARFGKAKIFFPGGCKIGKRPIDLHINNLIKLGAKIHVKNNCINASIKGRFKGKYILMKKISVGATITIIAAATLAEGTTIIENAAKEPEIVDIANFLNKLGAKIIGAGSNKIFIKGVLKLRGGRHRIIPDRIETGTFLVAAAASKGNITCYNTEPKHLQSVLIKLIEAGAKIRTGKDWIQLDMKKRPNSVNLCTAPYPGFPTDMQAQFALLNTISKGIGSITDNIFENRFHYVSELINMGAKIKIQKNTIMCYGIPILSSANVVCMDLRASATLVLAGCISTGTTIVNNIQHLIRGYESFHIKLNRLGADIKII; this is encoded by the coding sequence ATGGATAAATTTTTTATAATAGGAAATAAAAATTTAAATGGTAAGGTTTTTATTTCTGGTTCTAAAAATGCCGCATTACCAATTTTATTTATGAGTATATTGACGAAAGAAACAATTAAAATTAAAAACGTACCGAATTTAACAGATATAAATATAGCACTTAAATTACTTAAATATTTAGGAGCAACAATAAAAAATGAAAAAATATTATTCATTAATTCAGATTCAATTAATAATTTCTCACCTCCTCTATATTTAATTAAGAAAATTAGAGCTTCTATATGGTTGTTAGCTCCTCTTTTAGCACGTTTTGGAAAAGCTAAAATATTTTTTCCTGGAGGATGTAAAATAGGAAAAAGACCAATAGATTTACATATAAATAATTTAATTAAATTGGGTGCTAAAATTCATGTAAAAAATAATTGTATTAATGCTTCTATAAAAGGTCGTTTTAAAGGAAAATATATCCTAATGAAAAAAATTAGTGTTGGCGCTACAATTACAATTATAGCTGCTGCCACTTTAGCAGAAGGAACAACAATTATTGAGAACGCGGCTAAAGAACCTGAAATAGTCGATATTGCAAACTTTTTAAATAAATTAGGTGCTAAAATTATTGGAGCTGGTAGTAACAAAATATTTATTAAAGGTGTTTTAAAATTAAGAGGGGGTAGGCATCGTATCATTCCAGATAGAATTGAAACAGGAACTTTTCTAGTTGCTGCAGCTGCATCTAAAGGTAATATTACTTGTTATAATACCGAACCTAAACATTTACAAAGTGTATTAATAAAGTTAATAGAAGCGGGTGCAAAAATTCGTACAGGAAAAGATTGGATTCAATTAGATATGAAAAAAAGACCTAATTCTGTAAACCTTTGCACTGCTCCTTATCCAGGATTTCCAACAGATATGCAAGCTCAATTTGCTTTGTTAAATACAATTTCTAAAGGAATAGGTAGTATTACTGATAATATATTTGAAAACCGTTTTCATTATGTTTCAGAGTTGATTAATATGGGAGCAAAAATTAAAATACAAAAAAATACTATTATGTGCTATGGAATACCTATATTGTCATCTGCAAACGTTGTTTGTATGGATTTAAGAGCATCAGCAACATTAGTTTTAGCTGGTTGTATTTCTACTGGAACAACAATAGTTAATAATATTCAACATTTAATCAGAGGATATGAATCTTTTCATATAAAACTAAATCGATTAGGAGCTGATATTAAAATCATATAA
- the rpmA gene encoding 50S ribosomal protein L27 translates to MAHKKAGGSTRNGRDSNAKRLGVKCFGGQLISAGSIIVKQRGTKFHPGKNVGCGKDHTIFALLKGKVEFKKKGLKKRTYINIIN, encoded by the coding sequence ATGGCACATAAAAAAGCTGGAGGATCTACTAGAAATGGACGAGATTCTAATGCTAAAAGACTGGGAGTAAAATGTTTTGGTGGTCAATTAATTTCAGCAGGAAGTATCATAGTCAAACAACGTGGAACAAAATTTCATCCTGGAAAAAATGTAGGATGTGGAAAAGATCATACAATTTTTGCTCTTTTAAAAGGAAAAGTAGAATTTAAAAAAAAAGGATTAAAAAAACGAACTTATATAAATATTATAAATTAA
- a CDS encoding chorismate mutase, with product MPTNTSLLIFRNKINNIDEQIVKLLGERKKLVLKIAECKIENKKEIRDTEREKKMLQKLIFLGKENHLKEKYITQLFHIIIEESVSIQKKIINKFSDHQKLNISSFSFLGPKGSYSHIAACEYAHQNFQTCVIKECSTFEDVIISVEKNQSNYAVLPIENTCSGYINEVFHLLKKTNLFIVGEIYILINHCLLGIKKISLNTIKTIYSHPQPFQQCSKFIKQFPKWKIRYTKSTADAMKKVTQYNDITKVALGSEIGSTIYGLNILSKNLANKQKNITRFILLQKNPVEVSIKILSKTTLIFSTGKESGAFTKVLLILQENKIIIEKITSHTMYKNPWEEIFYIDIQANLSSHIIQSVIKKMGKITKFIKILGCYPCANITPIVP from the coding sequence ATGCCTACTAACACTTCACTACTTATCTTTCGTAATAAAATCAATAATATTGATGAACAAATAGTAAAATTATTAGGAGAAAGAAAAAAACTAGTACTAAAAATAGCTGAATGCAAGATAGAAAATAAAAAAGAAATAAGAGACACAGAACGCGAAAAAAAAATGCTACAAAAATTAATTTTTTTAGGAAAAGAAAATCATCTAAAAGAAAAGTATATTACTCAATTATTTCATATAATAATAGAAGAATCTGTATCTATTCAGAAAAAAATAATAAATAAATTTAGTGATCATCAAAAATTAAATATTTCAAGTTTTTCTTTTTTAGGTCCTAAAGGTTCTTATTCTCATATTGCTGCTTGTGAATATGCACATCAAAATTTTCAAACATGTGTAATAAAAGAATGTTCAACTTTTGAAGATGTTATAATTTCAGTAGAAAAAAATCAGTCTAATTATGCTGTTCTACCAATAGAAAATACTTGTTCTGGTTATATTAATGAAGTTTTTCATTTATTAAAAAAAACCAATTTGTTTATTGTTGGAGAAATTTACATATTAATCAATCATTGTTTACTTGGAATAAAAAAAATTTCATTAAATACAATTAAAACAATATATAGTCATCCACAACCATTTCAACAATGTAGTAAATTTATTAAACAATTTCCAAAATGGAAAATAAGATATACAAAAAGCACAGCAGATGCAATGAAAAAAGTTACTCAATATAATGATATAACTAAAGTAGCATTAGGAAGTGAGATAGGCAGTACAATTTATGGATTAAATATTTTATCTAAAAATTTAGCAAATAAACAAAAAAATATTACAAGATTCATTTTATTACAAAAAAACCCTGTTGAAGTATCTATAAAAATACTATCTAAGACTACTTTAATATTTAGCACAGGAAAAGAATCAGGAGCATTTACTAAAGTATTGTTAATATTACAAGAAAATAAAATAATTATCGAAAAAATTACTTCCCATACAATGTACAAAAATCCATGGGAGGAAATATTTTATATTGACATTCAAGCAAATTTATCATCACATATAATACAATCTGTAATTAAAAAAATGGGAAAAATTACTAAATTTATAAAAATTCTAGGATGTTATCCTTGTGCAAATATTACTCCAATAGTACCGTAA
- a CDS encoding BolA family protein yields the protein MNNQKIKSLLMTELNLQETYITGDDNHIKIVAIGTIFNGISQVKRQQMIYTPLINLITKKYIHAISITSYTPQEWKIKNKNINKIDHNS from the coding sequence ATGAATAATCAAAAGATAAAATCATTACTTATGACAGAATTAAATTTACAAGAAACATATATTACAGGAGATGATAATCATATTAAAATAGTTGCTATAGGAACTATTTTCAACGGAATTAGTCAAGTAAAAAGACAGCAAATGATTTATACACCTTTGATAAATTTGATTACAAAAAAATACATTCATGCAATTTCAATTACTTCTTATACACCTCAAGAATGGAAAATCAAAAATAAAAACATCAATAAAATTGATCATAATTCATAA
- the greA gene encoding transcription elongation factor GreA: MINLIPMTVRGAEKLRQELQKLKNIKRPRIINAIAEAREHGDLKENSEYHSAREEQSFCEGRIKEIESKLSNSQIIDVTKLSNNGRVVFGSTVTVLNVKKNEKFTYQIVGDDESDFKKNLISINSPMSRGLIGKKTNTTVVICTPGGNVEYKILKIDYI, from the coding sequence ATGATCAATTTAATTCCGATGACTGTAAGAGGTGCAGAAAAACTTCGTCAAGAACTTCAAAAATTAAAAAATATAAAGCGTCCTCGTATTATTAATGCGATTGCAGAAGCAAGAGAACATGGTGATTTAAAAGAAAATTCTGAATATCATTCAGCCCGTGAAGAACAAAGTTTTTGTGAAGGACGCATTAAAGAAATTGAATCAAAATTATCTAATTCACAAATTATAGATGTAACAAAATTATCTAATAATGGGAGAGTAGTTTTTGGTTCTACTGTTACTGTTTTAAATGTAAAAAAAAATGAAAAATTTACTTATCAAATTGTAGGTGATGATGAATCTGATTTTAAAAAAAATTTAATTTCTATAAATTCGCCAATGTCTAGAGGTCTAATTGGAAAAAAAACTAATACTACTGTAGTAATATGTACGCCAGGTGGTAATGTTGAGTATAAAATTTTGAAGATAGACTATATCTAG
- the rpsI gene encoding 30S ribosomal protein S9 — protein sequence MIQNQNYGTGRRKSSSARVFLRSGNGEIIVNQRSLKEYFGRETSCMIVRQPLELVDMINKFDIYITVKGGGISGQAGAIRQGITRALIKYNQSLRFELRKSGFVTRDSRQVERKKIGFRKARKRPQFSKR from the coding sequence ATGATTCAGAATCAAAATTATGGAACTGGTCGTCGTAAGAGTTCTTCTGCTAGGGTTTTCCTTAGATCTGGAAATGGAGAAATTATTGTTAATCAACGTTCTTTAAAAGAATATTTTGGTCGTGAAACTTCATGTATGATCGTTCGTCAACCATTAGAATTAGTTGATATGATAAATAAATTTGATATTTATATCACCGTCAAAGGTGGAGGTATTTCTGGTCAAGCAGGTGCAATTCGTCAAGGTATCACACGTGCCTTAATTAAATATAATCAATCATTACGTTTTGAATTAAGAAAATCTGGTTTTGTTACACGAGACTCTCGTCAGGTTGAACGAAAAAAAATAGGTTTTCGTAAAGCAAGAAAACGACCACAGTTTTCAAAACGTTAA
- the rplU gene encoding 50S ribosomal protein L21: MYAIFLSGGKQYKAIKDQTIRLEKLNDVIGTTVEFNQVLMISNKSSINVGNPFIIGAKIKANIESHGRLKKIKIIKFNRRKHYKKQQGHRQYFTDVKIIDIANTSGEN; the protein is encoded by the coding sequence ATGTATGCAATTTTTTTAAGTGGTGGAAAACAGTATAAAGCAATTAAAGATCAAACTATTAGATTGGAAAAATTAAATGATGTGATTGGTACCACTGTAGAATTTAATCAAGTTTTAATGATTTCTAATAAAAGTTCTATAAATGTCGGAAATCCTTTTATAATAGGTGCAAAAATAAAAGCTAATATTGAAAGTCATGGTCGTCTAAAAAAAATAAAAATTATCAAATTTAATCGTCGAAAACATTATAAAAAACAACAAGGTCATCGTCAATATTTTACTGATGTAAAAATAATAGATATTGCTAATACTTCAGGAGAAAATTAA